The following proteins come from a genomic window of Rhinoraja longicauda isolate Sanriku21f chromosome 4, sRhiLon1.1, whole genome shotgun sequence:
- the polr2k gene encoding DNA-directed RNA polymerases I, II, and III subunit RPABC4 — protein sequence MDSQKDLQPPKQQPMVYICGECHTENEIKARDPIRCRECGYRIMYKKRTKRLVVFDAR from the exons ATGGATAGCCAGAAGGATTTGCAGCCTCCAAAGCAACAACCCATGGTCTATATTTGTGGAG AATGTCACACTGAAAATGAAATTAAAGCTAGAGATCCTATCCGATGCAGAGAATGTGGTTACAGAATAATGTACAAGAAGAGAACAAAAAGAT TGGTTGTTTTTGATGCCCGATGA